In a single window of the Pseudohongiella acticola genome:
- a CDS encoding acyl-CoA thioesterase: MTLFKHRMTVRDYECDMQGVVNNAVYQNYLEHARHEFLKTRGLDFARLTADGIIVVVVRAEIDFLRSLRSGDAFEVSVAPVRESKIRLAFEQTIVHAETAEMMLRARVITTAVNERGRPYLPTALQVLLG, translated from the coding sequence ATGACCCTGTTCAAACATCGCATGACGGTTCGCGATTATGAATGTGATATGCAGGGTGTGGTGAACAACGCTGTTTACCAGAATTACCTTGAACACGCCCGGCATGAATTCCTCAAAACCCGCGGTCTCGATTTTGCCCGGCTTACCGCTGATGGCATCATCGTGGTTGTGGTGCGTGCTGAAATTGATTTTCTGCGCTCACTGCGCAGTGGCGACGCGTTTGAGGTCAGCGTCGCGCCGGTCAGGGAATCAAAAATCAGGTTGGCCTTTGAGCAGACCATTGTGCATGCTGAAACTGCGGAAATGATGCTGCGCGCGAGGGTCATTACGACCGCGGTTAATGAGCGGGGCCGCCCCTATCTGCCGACGGCATTACAGGTGTTGCTAGGCTGA
- the galU gene encoding UTP--glucose-1-phosphate uridylyltransferase GalU yields MIKKCLFPAAGYGTRFLPVTKAMPKEMLPLVNKPLIQYGVEEALAAGMAGIAIVTGRGKRAIEDHFDISFELEAQIAGTSKEDALKEVRHVMKECTFSYTRQVQMKGLGHAILTGETLIGNEPFGVVLADDYCVTEADGVLAQMVALYEKYQCSIVAIEEVPREETYKYGVIDGDEVEPGVFRISQMVEKPEPEDAPSNLAIIGRYILTPDIFDILRTTPPGRNGELQITDALMTQAEQGKVLGFRFKGKRFDCGSVEGFVEATNYNYQNIYSRR; encoded by the coding sequence ATGATCAAGAAATGTCTGTTTCCTGCGGCCGGTTACGGTACCCGCTTTCTGCCCGTCACCAAGGCCATGCCCAAGGAAATGTTGCCGTTGGTAAACAAACCTCTGATTCAGTACGGCGTCGAGGAGGCGCTGGCTGCTGGTATGGCGGGGATCGCCATTGTGACTGGCCGCGGCAAGCGCGCGATTGAAGATCACTTCGATATCAGTTTTGAGCTTGAAGCCCAGATTGCCGGCACCTCAAAAGAGGACGCCCTGAAAGAAGTGCGTCATGTCATGAAAGAGTGCACGTTCTCTTATACCCGGCAGGTGCAGATGAAGGGCCTGGGACACGCCATCCTCACCGGCGAAACCCTGATTGGCAACGAGCCTTTTGGTGTGGTGCTGGCAGATGACTATTGTGTCACCGAGGCCGACGGCGTGCTGGCGCAAATGGTGGCCCTGTATGAAAAGTATCAATGCAGCATTGTTGCCATTGAAGAAGTCCCGCGTGAGGAAACATACAAATACGGGGTGATCGACGGTGACGAGGTTGAGCCCGGCGTTTTCCGCATCAGCCAGATGGTGGAGAAACCTGAGCCAGAAGATGCCCCGTCCAATCTTGCCATCATAGGGCGTTACATTCTCACGCCGGACATTTTTGACATCCTTCGAACCACACCTCCTGGCCGAAACGGGGAGCTGCAGATTACCGATGCCCTGATGACACAGGCAGAGCAGGGCAAAGTGCTTGGGTTCCGCTTCAAGGGCAAGCGCTTTGACTGCGGCAGCGTCGAAGGTTTTGTTGAAGCCACCAACTACAATTACCAGAACATCTATTCGCGCCGCTGA
- the rimK gene encoding 30S ribosomal protein S6--L-glutamate ligase — MRIGLLASNPDLPSNQRIMEAGEERGHRIRFYDVRQCYIKLDAEHPEIHYRGGRLLNGLDAVIPRIRPDLTFYGCALVRQFENLGIYSLNSAAAISHSRDKLHSLQHLLQQGLPIPTTGFADSPLDSDDLIDMVNGAPLVVKLLEGPQRRGVVLAESKTAAESLINAFKSLQANLLVQEYVKEADGKSLRLLVVDNKVACAVERQALPGQFRSNKQHGTSIVAARISSEERRIAIKAAKSMGLRVAGVDIIRARKGPLLLEVSSSPSLDDMEDVCGKDLAGALISAIEKQLGWKRRLASPIGTSDASSNLTQ; from the coding sequence CTGCGTATCGGCCTGCTCGCCAGCAATCCGGATTTGCCCAGCAACCAACGCATCATGGAAGCGGGCGAGGAGCGCGGACACCGAATACGTTTCTACGATGTACGGCAGTGCTACATAAAACTGGATGCCGAGCATCCGGAGATTCACTACCGCGGTGGTCGCCTGCTGAATGGACTTGATGCCGTTATCCCGCGCATCAGGCCGGATCTCACATTTTATGGCTGCGCACTGGTCCGCCAGTTCGAAAATCTGGGTATCTACTCACTGAACAGCGCTGCGGCCATCAGTCATTCCCGGGACAAGCTGCATTCGTTGCAACATTTGCTGCAGCAGGGCCTGCCCATTCCTACCACCGGTTTTGCCGACAGCCCGCTTGATTCTGATGATCTTATCGACATGGTCAATGGCGCGCCCCTGGTGGTAAAACTGCTGGAAGGCCCACAACGGCGAGGCGTGGTATTGGCAGAGTCGAAAACCGCAGCCGAAAGTCTGATCAATGCATTCAAGTCGCTGCAGGCGAACCTGCTGGTACAGGAATATGTCAAGGAAGCGGACGGCAAGTCGTTACGCCTGCTGGTGGTCGACAATAAAGTTGCCTGTGCCGTAGAGCGGCAGGCACTGCCCGGTCAATTCCGCAGCAACAAACAGCACGGCACCAGCATCGTTGCCGCGCGCATCAGCAGCGAAGAACGCAGAATCGCCATTAAGGCCGCCAAAAGCATGGGCCTGCGGGTCGCCGGCGTTGATATTATCCGCGCACGCAAGGGACCATTGCTGCTGGAAGTCAGCAGCTCGCCATCACTGGATGACATGGAAGATGTCTGCGGCAAAGACCTTGCAGGCGCATTGATCAGTGCCATTGAAAAACAGCTGGGCTGGAAACGCAGGCTGGCAAGCCCGATTGGCACCAGCGATGCCTCATCGAATCTGACACAGTGA
- the fabA gene encoding bifunctional 3-hydroxydecanoyl-ACP dehydratase/trans-2-decenoyl-ACP isomerase, with protein sequence MNTGFTPKSSYERDELLDCGFGRMFGPGNARLPVGNMLMMDRIVDINSTGGEHGKGLIIAELDIRPDLWFFDCHFPEDPVMPGCLGLDAMWQLVGFYLGWRGNLGKGRALGSGEVKFSGEILPSASKVTYEISLSRIIERKLVMGVADGTVAVDGKVIYTAKSLKVGLFTPDTNF encoded by the coding sequence ATGAATACAGGATTTACGCCCAAAAGCTCCTACGAACGTGACGAACTGCTCGACTGTGGTTTCGGCCGCATGTTTGGTCCTGGCAATGCCAGGCTGCCCGTTGGCAACATGCTGATGATGGACAGGATCGTCGACATCAACAGTACCGGTGGAGAGCACGGCAAAGGCCTGATCATTGCGGAACTCGACATTCGGCCCGACCTCTGGTTTTTCGACTGTCATTTCCCGGAAGACCCGGTCATGCCGGGCTGTCTGGGGCTCGATGCCATGTGGCAACTGGTCGGATTCTATCTGGGCTGGCGTGGCAATCTGGGCAAAGGCCGTGCGCTGGGCTCTGGCGAAGTCAAGTTCAGTGGCGAAATTCTGCCCTCAGCCAGCAAAGTAACCTACGAAATTTCACTCAGCCGCATTATTGAGCGTAAACTTGTGATGGGTGTTGCCGATGGCACAGTCGCGGTAGATGGCAAAGTCATTTACACCGCCAAGTCCCTCAAAGTCGGCCTGTTCACCCCTGACACAAATTTCTGA
- a CDS encoding phosphohexomutase domain-containing protein — protein sequence MDISCFKAYDIRGRVPDQLNADIAYRIGRAYAAYLEPRDVVVGHDIRLSSRELCDALIRGLTEGGADVIDIGQCGTEEIYFATSHLKTAGGIVVTASHNPMDYNGMKLVREGSRPISGDTGLHDIKRLAEAGEFPALGAIGSLRQEDTRDAYIAHLLSYIDVAALKPLRLVINAGNGGAGPVADALAAKLPFEFVRVHHEPDGHFPNGVPNPLLEENRAPTIDAIKANKADMGIAWDGDFDRCFFFDENGDFVEGYYIVGLLAQSFLEFEAGARIIHDPRLTWNTIEICEQLGGKAVQCKTGHAFIKERMRQEDAAYGGEMSAHHYFRDFAYCDSGMIPWLLVCDLISRKGKPLSQLVAERMAAFPASGEINRTVADAAALLAAVEKVYAPQAKAVDRTDGLSMEFEQWRFNMRMSNTEPVVRLNVESRRDTALMQAKTAELLALMQP from the coding sequence ATGGACATTAGCTGTTTCAAAGCGTACGACATCCGGGGCCGGGTGCCTGATCAGCTAAATGCTGACATTGCCTATCGCATAGGTCGCGCTTATGCGGCCTATCTTGAGCCCAGGGACGTGGTTGTAGGGCATGATATCCGGCTCAGCAGCCGTGAGCTGTGTGATGCGCTGATACGCGGTTTGACCGAGGGCGGTGCCGACGTTATTGATATTGGTCAGTGCGGCACCGAAGAAATCTATTTTGCCACCTCCCACCTGAAAACGGCAGGCGGTATTGTGGTCACTGCCAGTCACAACCCGATGGACTACAACGGCATGAAGCTGGTGCGCGAGGGTTCGCGTCCGATCAGTGGTGACACCGGCCTGCATGACATCAAACGGCTGGCCGAGGCGGGCGAGTTCCCAGCGCTCGGCGCCATCGGAAGTCTGCGTCAGGAAGATACTCGAGACGCGTATATTGCGCATTTGCTGTCATACATTGACGTTGCTGCATTGAAGCCTTTGCGGCTGGTGATCAATGCCGGCAATGGCGGCGCGGGCCCGGTGGCTGACGCGCTGGCTGCAAAACTGCCATTTGAGTTTGTGCGTGTCCATCATGAGCCTGATGGTCATTTTCCCAACGGTGTGCCCAATCCGCTGCTGGAAGAAAATCGCGCGCCTACGATTGATGCCATCAAGGCCAACAAGGCTGATATGGGTATCGCCTGGGATGGCGATTTTGACCGGTGCTTCTTTTTTGATGAAAACGGCGACTTCGTCGAGGGCTACTACATTGTCGGTCTGTTGGCGCAAAGTTTTCTGGAGTTTGAGGCGGGTGCCAGAATTATCCATGATCCCCGGCTGACGTGGAATACCATTGAAATCTGCGAGCAACTGGGCGGCAAAGCTGTGCAGTGCAAAACCGGACACGCGTTCATCAAGGAGCGTATGCGTCAGGAAGACGCAGCCTACGGTGGCGAGATGAGCGCGCATCACTACTTCCGTGATTTTGCCTATTGTGACAGTGGCATGATTCCCTGGCTGTTAGTATGTGACCTGATATCCCGCAAAGGCAAACCCTTGTCACAACTGGTTGCCGAACGCATGGCCGCATTCCCTGCCAGTGGCGAGATCAATCGTACTGTCGCTGATGCCGCGGCCTTGCTGGCTGCGGTCGAGAAAGTGTACGCGCCACAGGCGAAGGCGGTGGATCGTACCGATGGGCTCAGCATGGAGTTCGAGCAATGGCGTTTCAACATGCGCATGTCTAACACCGAGCCCGTTGTGCGGCTGAATGTCGAGTCACGCCGGGACACAGCGCTGATGCAGGCAAAAACGGCAGAGCTGCTGGCGCTTATGCAGCCCTGA
- a CDS encoding GNAT family N-acetyltransferase has product MASNKNHSLTYRKAQPWEMDWAYQIFKTGMQSYITRTWGWNELFQEHSFYANLPPSSFIIASTATQTLETVDPEQPAGVDIGGYCLKQKADHLYLEMLLVDPAWQRQGYGSTIMTEVLKQADSVDLPVRLSVLKINPAFRFYHRLGFVIETEDEIRYRMVRAA; this is encoded by the coding sequence TTGGCCAGCAACAAAAATCACAGCCTGACTTATCGCAAGGCGCAACCCTGGGAAATGGACTGGGCATACCAGATATTCAAGACCGGCATGCAGTCCTACATAACCCGAACCTGGGGCTGGAATGAACTGTTTCAGGAACACAGCTTCTATGCCAACCTGCCGCCCTCAAGCTTTATCATTGCCAGTACGGCAACGCAGACGCTGGAAACGGTCGACCCAGAACAACCCGCTGGCGTGGACATTGGTGGCTACTGTCTGAAGCAGAAAGCCGACCACCTTTACCTGGAGATGCTGCTTGTTGACCCAGCCTGGCAACGCCAGGGTTACGGGTCAACCATCATGACAGAAGTGCTGAAACAGGCAGACAGCGTGGATCTGCCCGTTCGCCTTAGTGTGTTAAAAATCAACCCCGCTTTCCGTTTCTACCACCGCCTGGGTTTTGTCATCGAGACCGAAGACGAGATTCGCTACCGTATGGTCAGGGCTGCATAA
- the pgi gene encoding glucose-6-phosphate isomerase, with amino-acid sequence MADSTMVRALQTEAWRQLQAHQSQLSNSGTRITELFAQDPQRSATLGLTCGNIHVDFSKHLLTTQTLMLLVQLAEAVDLPQAITDLFRGDAVNNTECRPALHMALRGLDVETHPDIKPDVDDALARMQTLVDAVHSGTWRGYSGKIIRDVVNIGIGGSDLGPAMVTRALRANHLDGIRSHFVSNVDPAHLSNCLSQLNPETTLFVVASKSFGTLETMQNAGQARRWLIAAADDQEQVRVNLHKHFIAVSANKQAAVDFGIEASQVFPVWDWVGGRFSLWSAIGLPIAMAVGMPRFRELLAGAELVDQHVATTPLASNVPVLMGLLAVWYRNFWDAGSHAVLPYAQDLELLPGFLQQLEMESLGKSVDRDGEAVAISTGPVIWGSAGTNGQHSFHQLLHQGTGFVPADFIAIASPSVADNLQQHQHLLANCFSQSRALMEGKTSQQAEQELLGAGEDGARAASLAKHKAVPGNRPSTTFLLDNLNAFNLGSLIALYEHKVFVQSVAWNINAFDQWGVEIGKQLSASAFAALNGDEAAAQTLDPSSQALIGLCLRQAGSTT; translated from the coding sequence ATGGCAGACAGTACGATGGTAAGGGCTCTCCAGACGGAAGCATGGCGTCAGCTTCAGGCTCATCAGTCACAGCTTTCCAACTCGGGCACGCGGATTACTGAACTGTTTGCTCAAGACCCCCAGCGATCTGCGACATTGGGACTTACCTGCGGCAACATCCACGTCGATTTCTCCAAACACCTGCTGACGACGCAAACGCTGATGTTGCTGGTGCAGTTGGCAGAAGCCGTCGATTTACCGCAGGCGATTACAGATCTGTTTCGTGGCGATGCAGTAAACAACACCGAATGCAGACCAGCCTTGCACATGGCGCTGCGGGGGCTGGATGTCGAGACACACCCCGACATCAAACCGGACGTCGACGACGCTCTGGCCCGAATGCAGACGCTGGTTGACGCGGTGCATTCGGGCACCTGGCGCGGCTACTCCGGGAAGATCATTCGCGATGTGGTGAACATTGGCATCGGCGGCTCCGACCTGGGTCCTGCCATGGTCACCCGGGCACTGCGGGCAAACCACCTGGATGGCATTCGCAGCCATTTTGTATCCAATGTTGACCCGGCACATTTGAGCAACTGCCTGTCCCAACTGAACCCTGAAACCACGTTATTTGTGGTGGCCTCAAAGTCATTTGGCACACTGGAAACCATGCAGAACGCCGGACAGGCCAGACGCTGGCTGATCGCTGCGGCTGATGATCAGGAACAGGTCAGGGTCAACCTGCACAAACACTTCATTGCCGTATCAGCAAACAAACAGGCCGCCGTCGACTTTGGCATTGAGGCCAGTCAGGTATTCCCCGTATGGGATTGGGTTGGCGGACGCTTTTCACTCTGGTCAGCCATCGGCTTGCCCATAGCCATGGCCGTCGGCATGCCCCGGTTCCGCGAACTGCTTGCCGGTGCCGAACTGGTTGACCAGCACGTGGCAACCACACCTCTTGCCTCCAATGTACCTGTGCTGATGGGGCTGCTTGCAGTCTGGTATCGCAACTTCTGGGATGCCGGCAGCCATGCCGTCCTGCCTTATGCACAGGACCTAGAGCTGTTGCCGGGATTTCTGCAGCAACTGGAAATGGAAAGCCTGGGCAAGTCTGTCGACCGCGACGGCGAAGCTGTCGCTATCAGTACCGGCCCGGTGATCTGGGGCAGCGCCGGCACCAACGGCCAGCACTCATTTCATCAGTTATTGCACCAGGGAACCGGGTTTGTGCCCGCCGACTTTATTGCTATCGCCAGCCCGAGTGTCGCTGATAACCTGCAGCAACACCAGCACCTGCTGGCCAACTGTTTCAGCCAGAGTCGCGCCCTGATGGAAGGCAAAACCAGTCAGCAGGCAGAACAGGAACTGCTGGGCGCTGGCGAAGACGGCGCCCGTGCGGCCAGCCTGGCGAAACACAAGGCTGTTCCAGGCAATCGGCCCAGCACCACGTTTTTGCTCGACAATTTGAACGCATTTAATCTTGGCAGCCTGATCGCCTTGTATGAGCACAAGGTCTTCGTGCAAAGTGTGGCCTGGAACATTAACGCCTTCGATCAATGGGGCGTCGAAATTGGCAAGCAACTCAGCGCGTCTGCATTCGCTGCGCTGAATGGCGACGAAGCAGCCGCCCAGACACTGGATCCGTCAAGTCAGGCCTTGATCGGACTCTGTCTGCGCCAGGCCGGGAGCACAACATGA
- a CDS encoding mannose-1-phosphate guanylyltransferase/mannose-6-phosphate isomerase produces MIIPVILAGGVGSRLWPLSRQLNPKQFIAFSASATDVDSQTLFQATLARLDGITGLAAPIVICNEEHRFLVAEQLRVLGINNASILLEPEGRNTAPAVTLASLLAARHAELQTVPGSHESDEPVLLVLPADHIIRDPAIFRRCVETGAEQARAGRLVTFGIEASYPETGYGYVKRDTSGDRQQGQNLAPTGDVDAFAVARFVEKPDAKTAAAYLADGSYYWNSGMFVFTADKWLQELTRLQPEMVSVCRDACQQTHQDGDFVRIDADVFASCPADSIDYAVMEKTADAVVIPMSAAWSDMGAWSALWDVSEHKTEDNNVVIGDVHCVDVKDSYLRSESRLVTAVGIENAVIVETADAVLVANKDQVQNVKQIVQWLEQQERPEAVSHTLVYRPWGSYESLAHGPGFQVKHIRVRPGAALSLQMHHHRAEHWVVISGEATVTCDERVFTLTANQSTFLPLGCKHRLQNNSDEWIELIEVQTGDYLGEDDIVRFEDVYGRVPTVK; encoded by the coding sequence ATGATCATCCCGGTAATTCTGGCTGGTGGCGTTGGATCCCGCCTGTGGCCACTCTCGCGCCAGCTTAACCCCAAGCAGTTTATCGCATTTTCCGCTTCCGCTACCGATGTCGATAGCCAGACCCTGTTCCAGGCAACGCTGGCGAGGCTTGACGGCATCACCGGGTTGGCCGCTCCCATCGTGATATGCAATGAAGAGCACCGCTTTCTGGTCGCCGAGCAACTGCGGGTGCTGGGGATAAACAATGCCAGTATCCTGCTTGAGCCCGAAGGGCGCAACACCGCGCCTGCGGTTACGCTCGCCAGCCTGCTCGCCGCCCGCCATGCTGAATTGCAGACGGTGCCTGGTTCACATGAGTCCGATGAGCCGGTTCTTTTGGTGTTGCCAGCCGATCATATCATTCGCGATCCAGCCATTTTCCGTCGATGCGTAGAGACCGGTGCTGAGCAGGCAAGGGCCGGCCGCCTGGTCACCTTTGGTATTGAGGCCAGCTATCCTGAAACCGGTTATGGTTATGTCAAACGCGATACATCAGGTGACCGGCAGCAAGGTCAGAATCTGGCGCCAACGGGCGATGTAGACGCGTTTGCAGTGGCACGATTTGTCGAAAAGCCTGATGCCAAAACCGCCGCTGCCTATCTGGCTGATGGCTCCTATTACTGGAACAGTGGCATGTTTGTGTTCACGGCTGATAAATGGCTGCAGGAGTTGACGCGTCTGCAACCCGAAATGGTGTCCGTGTGCCGGGACGCCTGCCAGCAGACGCATCAGGATGGCGATTTTGTCAGAATCGATGCCGACGTATTTGCCAGCTGCCCAGCGGATTCAATCGACTACGCAGTGATGGAGAAAACCGCCGATGCCGTTGTCATACCGATGTCTGCGGCGTGGAGTGACATGGGCGCCTGGAGTGCGCTCTGGGACGTCAGTGAGCACAAGACCGAAGATAACAACGTGGTCATAGGTGATGTGCACTGTGTAGACGTCAAAGACAGTTATCTGCGATCGGAATCACGGCTGGTGACGGCGGTTGGCATTGAAAATGCAGTCATCGTGGAAACTGCTGATGCTGTGCTGGTGGCAAACAAGGATCAGGTACAGAACGTCAAACAGATTGTGCAATGGCTGGAGCAGCAGGAACGCCCGGAAGCCGTCAGCCATACGCTGGTGTACAGGCCCTGGGGGTCTTACGAAAGCCTGGCGCATGGGCCGGGGTTTCAGGTCAAACATATCAGGGTCCGTCCTGGTGCAGCCCTGTCCTTGCAGATGCACCATCATAGGGCAGAGCACTGGGTGGTGATCAGCGGCGAGGCAACGGTGACCTGTGACGAGCGCGTTTTTACACTGACAGCCAATCAGTCAACGTTTCTGCCGCTGGGCTGCAAGCACCGGCTGCAGAACAACAGTGATGAATGGATTGAATTGATTGAAGTTCAGACCGGAGATTATCTGGGTGAAGACGATATCGTCAGATTTGAGGATGTGTACGGTCGCGTCCCGACCGTCAAATAA